One window from the genome of Maridesulfovibrio ferrireducens encodes:
- a CDS encoding beta-ketoacyl-ACP synthase III has product MSNFSYIRGLGYHVPERVYTNADLEKFVDTTDEWINSRTGIKQRHVVENETCLDLTFEATQKALKNAGMEADELTHILVATFTADTIIPSTACLLMERLGLKHRIPMDISAACSGFVYAVEVARALINLNPDSKILVCGSEVLTSRVNWEDRSTCVLFGDGAGAIILTSEDCENSGKVIDVLLSSEGESETLTVRGAGSAYPYKLGDVVGEDHFIQMQGRSIYRKAVRSMSSISNEILAKHGFTTKDVDLLIPHQANLRIIEAVGKKLELPTEKVFVNVNKFGNTSAASIPIALAEAKEIGAIKSGDLVLLATFGGGLTWGSTLIQF; this is encoded by the coding sequence ATGAGTAATTTCTCCTATATCAGAGGACTTGGTTATCATGTCCCTGAAAGAGTTTACACTAATGCCGATCTTGAAAAATTTGTCGACACCACAGATGAATGGATAAACTCTCGAACTGGAATAAAACAGCGTCACGTTGTTGAAAATGAAACGTGTCTTGATCTGACTTTTGAAGCAACTCAGAAAGCTCTCAAAAATGCAGGAATGGAAGCGGATGAACTTACGCATATTTTAGTTGCAACTTTCACCGCCGACACAATAATCCCATCAACAGCATGCCTGCTGATGGAACGACTAGGCCTCAAACATAGAATCCCGATGGATATCTCTGCAGCTTGCTCGGGCTTTGTATACGCCGTAGAAGTTGCCAGAGCTCTTATCAATTTAAATCCCGACTCTAAGATCCTTGTCTGCGGAAGCGAAGTCTTAACCAGCCGCGTAAACTGGGAAGACCGTTCCACCTGCGTTCTCTTCGGGGACGGAGCCGGAGCAATCATCCTCACCTCGGAAGACTGCGAGAATTCAGGCAAAGTAATTGACGTGCTGCTTTCCTCCGAAGGCGAAAGTGAAACATTGACTGTAAGAGGGGCCGGCTCAGCCTACCCATACAAGTTAGGTGATGTTGTCGGAGAAGACCACTTTATCCAGATGCAGGGCCGTTCAATCTACAGAAAAGCTGTCAGATCCATGTCTTCTATTTCAAATGAAATACTCGCAAAACATGGTTTTACAACTAAAGACGTAGATCTGCTCATTCCGCATCAGGCCAATTTGCGCATTATTGAGGCTGTCGGTAAAAAACTTGAACTTCCTACCGAGAAAGTTTTTGTAAATGTTAATAAATTCGGCAATACATCAGCAGCATCAATCCCGATTGCACTTGCAGAAGCAAAGGAAATCGGCGCGATAAAAAGTGGTGATCTCGTCCTGTTAGCCACTTTTGGAGGCGGATTGACCTGGGGATCAACCTTGATTCAATTTTAA
- the plsX gene encoding phosphate acyltransferase PlsX: MPKTLPRIAVDAMGGDHGLTGIVSAAVSSAKKGTPITLVGDEYMIRSELEKLDTGSCTIDVVHASQVVTMEDKPADAMRKKKDSSIQVACRLVKDGLADGVVSAGNSGATVAAGMFIIGRIKGVLRPGMAGILPTEKRPMVLIDVGANVDSKPEHLLQFGIMADVLARDVLGFKEPRIGLLTIGEEEGKGNTLVKTTYNMLKSSSLNFVGNIEGRDIFTGDVDVAVCDGFVGNVALKLSEGLANSLGNLLKGELKRDIVSKIGAMLAMKAFKRFGRLVDKSEYGGAPVLGLKGIVLVCHGKADSLAIERAIEMAARFVKNNAVAHLKEGLAAHSAITERKL, encoded by the coding sequence ATGCCTAAAACCCTTCCCCGCATTGCAGTTGACGCCATGGGTGGCGATCACGGTCTTACGGGAATAGTTTCCGCTGCGGTTAGTTCCGCAAAGAAAGGAACTCCGATAACTTTGGTTGGAGATGAGTACATGATCCGGTCCGAGCTTGAAAAGCTTGATACCGGATCATGTACTATTGACGTTGTTCACGCATCACAGGTTGTCACAATGGAAGACAAGCCTGCCGATGCCATGCGCAAAAAAAAGGACTCGTCAATTCAGGTTGCCTGCAGACTTGTTAAGGACGGCCTCGCTGACGGAGTTGTCAGCGCAGGTAACTCCGGAGCAACTGTAGCCGCCGGCATGTTTATCATAGGAAGAATCAAAGGTGTGCTAAGACCCGGAATGGCCGGTATTCTGCCCACCGAAAAAAGACCTATGGTGCTTATCGATGTCGGAGCCAACGTCGATTCCAAGCCGGAACACCTTCTCCAATTCGGAATTATGGCCGATGTTCTTGCCCGTGACGTTCTTGGTTTTAAAGAACCTCGCATAGGACTTTTGACCATTGGTGAAGAAGAAGGCAAAGGGAATACTCTGGTAAAAACCACCTACAATATGCTCAAAAGTTCTTCGTTGAATTTTGTCGGCAATATTGAAGGCAGGGATATTTTTACCGGAGATGTTGACGTTGCAGTCTGCGACGGATTTGTCGGCAATGTTGCACTCAAGCTTTCAGAAGGTCTTGCCAACAGCCTTGGCAATCTCCTTAAAGGAGAGCTAAAACGCGATATTGTTTCAAAAATCGGTGCAATGTTGGCAATGAAGGCTTTCAAAAGATTCGGTAGACTGGTAGATAAATCTGAATATGGCGGAGCACCCGTACTCGGATTAAAAGGTATTGTCCTTGTCTGCCATGGTAAAGCCGATAGTCTGGCAATTGAGCGAGCCATTGAAATGGCCGCACGATTTGTAAAAAACAATGCTGTTGCTCATCTAAAAGAAGGTCTGGCCGCGCACAGTGCAATAACCGAGCGCAAACTATAA
- the rpmF gene encoding 50S ribosomal protein L32 — MAQPKKKTSKSRRNMRRSHDHVETPNILFCDCGEPIIAHRACSSCGTYKGRQVITSEDA, encoded by the coding sequence ATGGCACAGCCTAAAAAGAAAACTTCCAAGTCCCGTAGAAATATGCGCAGGTCTCACGACCACGTAGAAACTCCTAACATCCTTTTCTGTGATTGCGGTGAACCTATCATTGCTCACAGAGCTTGTTCCTCTTGCGGTACCTACAAGGGTCGCCAGGTAATCACATCTGAAGATGCCTAA
- a CDS encoding DUF177 domain-containing protein, with amino-acid sequence MAELWITLNDIPEEGKDLVFDDQTFWTDAWKNYNIDARPATPLISEVFILPQDNGCLVRGKTSGAITLVCDRCTADYKQNISTKFDEFEQVATAEDTEPSPVVKTKEGLKIEIGALLWEHFVMALPVKPLCNNDCKGLCDKCGADLNKDGCSCKKEEGDPRLAVFRNLKIKN; translated from the coding sequence ATGGCAGAACTTTGGATTACATTAAACGACATCCCTGAAGAGGGCAAAGATTTAGTTTTTGATGATCAGACCTTTTGGACTGATGCATGGAAAAACTATAACATAGACGCTCGTCCAGCGACACCTCTTATTTCGGAAGTATTTATACTCCCACAGGATAACGGATGTCTCGTCCGGGGTAAAACATCCGGAGCAATCACACTTGTTTGCGACAGATGCACGGCAGACTACAAGCAGAATATTTCAACCAAGTTCGATGAATTTGAGCAGGTTGCAACCGCCGAGGACACGGAACCGTCCCCGGTTGTTAAAACCAAAGAAGGCTTAAAAATCGAAATTGGGGCTCTCCTCTGGGAGCATTTCGTCATGGCTCTACCCGTAAAACCCTTATGCAACAACGATTGCAAGGGACTTTGCGACAAATGCGGAGCTGATTTAAACAAAGACGGATGCTCCTGTAAAAAAGAAGAGGGCGATCCAAGGCTTGCGGTTTTCCGCAATCTTAAGATAAAGAACTAA
- the rpmB gene encoding 50S ribosomal protein L28, whose translation MSQVCDICGKRPQTGNNVSHANNKSKRRFMPNLQSVRTQLPSGEVKSIKACTRCIRSGSVIKPVAKKAENKAD comes from the coding sequence ATGTCCCAAGTATGCGATATATGTGGTAAAAGGCCCCAGACAGGCAACAACGTATCTCACGCTAACAACAAGTCCAAAAGACGTTTTATGCCTAATCTTCAGAGTGTTCGCACTCAGCTCCCTAGCGGTGAAGTAAAAAGCATCAAAGCTTGCACTCGTTGCATTCGTTCTGGCTCGGTCATTAAGCCCGTTGCTAAGAAAGCTGAAAATAAAGCTGATTAG
- a CDS encoding STAS/SEC14 domain-containing protein, translating into MIEIMPESKGRMLAVRASKKLTESDYAEVWIPALQKVIEEHKSANVLLYMDENFEGWELKAMWEDAKFGFAHRNDFNKIAIAGGPAWVEWGSKIASALINCELKIYEPEKLSESLIWVAK; encoded by the coding sequence ATGATTGAAATTATGCCTGAAAGTAAAGGTCGTATGCTGGCTGTAAGAGCAAGTAAAAAATTAACTGAAAGCGATTACGCGGAAGTTTGGATTCCAGCTCTTCAAAAAGTAATTGAGGAACATAAATCAGCCAATGTACTGCTCTACATGGATGAAAATTTTGAAGGATGGGAACTCAAAGCCATGTGGGAAGATGCCAAGTTCGGCTTTGCCCATCGCAATGATTTCAATAAAATTGCAATAGCAGGCGGACCGGCATGGGTGGAATGGGGTTCAAAAATAGCTTCGGCTCTCATAAATTGCGAACTTAAAATATATGAACCGGAAAAATTATCTGAATCTCTAATCTGGGTGGCAAAATAA
- a CDS encoding TRAP transporter permease — protein MAEVKEDSEGETLAIKRVLEGQPAQIIYTMGIICSLFHLWVNTIGVMPEIQRNAIHYSFMLFIGFLQYPLLKKHGRATLPIDYFLAILSFAIGLYLVFFEDALHMRNEVPIMVDLIAAGLAVILLMEITRRTTGFLIPALAIVFLAYGLGGGRYLDGLWHFPGVTVPRMLYRMYFAPDGIFGTIATISSTFVFLFVLFASFLIKSGAGDFIIKLALATMGRTIGGPAKMAVFASGIMGSISGSAVANTVGTGSITIPMMKRTGFPSKFAGAVEAASSTGGQLMPPIMGAGAFIMSQWTQIPYLTIVGVAFIPAIMYFVSVAFFIHLRAKKLGIKPIPKEDIPKLREVIKEGWNFFIPIGILMGLLMVGYTPTFAACGGIVAIVISSWLNPKTRMSGRDILDALAGGGVNMVTTGVILLCSGIVVGVVLMVGMGIKFSMLITMLAGDSLLLTILMVAIASLILGMGLPVTASYIVLAVLAAPAMQMLGTSLIAAHMLIFWYSQDANVTPPVCLAAYSAAGISGSKPLETGIESWKIAKGLYIIPLLFCYTPILFEGPLWMIAETVITATAGLFCFAVFFEGFNTYNLNILQRTAYAGVAGLLLWPDIKLHALGAVLLTAMFLRERSIFRKQAFEVA, from the coding sequence ATGGCTGAAGTAAAAGAAGATTCCGAAGGGGAAACCCTGGCGATAAAAAGAGTACTGGAGGGTCAACCCGCTCAAATTATTTATACAATGGGCATAATTTGTTCATTGTTTCATCTGTGGGTAAACACAATCGGGGTGATGCCCGAAATTCAGCGAAATGCTATCCATTATTCATTCATGCTGTTTATCGGATTCCTTCAGTATCCACTTTTAAAAAAACATGGACGGGCAACTCTGCCTATAGATTATTTTCTGGCAATACTGTCTTTTGCAATAGGTCTTTATCTGGTCTTTTTTGAAGATGCCCTGCATATGAGAAATGAAGTCCCGATCATGGTGGACCTTATTGCGGCAGGACTGGCTGTTATTCTGCTCATGGAAATAACCAGACGCACGACAGGATTTTTAATCCCGGCTCTGGCAATCGTATTTCTGGCATACGGCCTCGGCGGCGGGCGCTACCTTGACGGATTATGGCATTTCCCGGGCGTAACTGTGCCTAGAATGCTTTACCGCATGTATTTTGCCCCTGACGGAATATTCGGAACCATTGCGACAATATCGAGTACATTCGTATTTCTCTTTGTTCTTTTTGCATCATTTCTCATTAAATCAGGAGCCGGAGATTTTATAATAAAACTGGCTTTAGCAACTATGGGCCGGACCATCGGAGGTCCTGCCAAAATGGCTGTTTTCGCCAGCGGGATAATGGGATCTATATCCGGCAGCGCAGTTGCAAACACAGTCGGAACAGGTTCCATAACCATTCCCATGATGAAAAGAACCGGATTTCCAAGCAAGTTTGCAGGCGCAGTTGAAGCGGCCTCATCCACAGGCGGGCAGCTGATGCCCCCGATTATGGGTGCGGGAGCGTTTATAATGAGCCAATGGACTCAAATCCCGTACCTTACAATCGTCGGAGTGGCATTTATTCCCGCAATTATGTACTTCGTCAGTGTGGCTTTCTTCATTCATCTTCGGGCAAAAAAATTAGGTATAAAGCCTATCCCGAAAGAAGATATTCCGAAACTTCGCGAAGTAATAAAAGAAGGCTGGAATTTTTTCATCCCCATCGGGATACTGATGGGACTGCTAATGGTAGGATACACACCGACATTTGCAGCCTGCGGCGGGATAGTCGCAATTGTGATATCCAGCTGGCTTAATCCCAAAACACGCATGTCGGGCAGGGATATCCTCGACGCGCTTGCCGGTGGCGGCGTGAACATGGTCACAACAGGCGTAATTCTGCTTTGCTCCGGCATTGTGGTAGGCGTAGTTCTCATGGTCGGCATGGGAATCAAATTCTCAATGCTGATAACAATGCTCGCCGGAGACAGCCTGCTTCTAACCATCCTGATGGTTGCCATAGCATCCCTTATTTTGGGAATGGGGTTGCCCGTAACCGCGTCCTACATAGTTTTAGCAGTGCTAGCCGCCCCTGCAATGCAAATGCTCGGCACAAGCCTGATTGCAGCTCACATGCTTATTTTCTGGTATTCGCAGGATGCAAACGTAACACCTCCTGTATGTCTTGCGGCTTACAGTGCAGCTGGAATATCCGGTTCAAAACCGCTTGAAACAGGCATTGAGTCATGGAAAATTGCTAAAGGGCTTTATATTATACCGCTACTCTTCTGCTACACCCCGATCCTTTTTGAAGGCCCATTATGGATGATTGCGGAAACAGTTATCACCGCGACAGCAGGCTTATTCTGTTTTGCTGTGTTCTTTGAAGGATTCAATACATATAACCTTAATATTCTTCAAAGAACTGCCTATGCAGGCGTGGCAGGACTGCTCCTCTGGCCCGACATAAAACTTCACGCGCTGGGCGCTGTTTTATTGACAGCCATGTTTTTGCGGGAACGGTCGATATTCAGAAAACAGGCTTTCGAAGTTGCATAA
- a CDS encoding TAXI family TRAP transporter solute-binding subunit, whose protein sequence is MFKRLSCLLLTCIIGITFSAAPSQASDKNLIIATATTGGTFYPVGVAIGTLISIKLSQKDKITATAINSAGSGENIQMLKNKEADVAILQALYGLNAYKGEGPYKGKAYKDFRSITMLWENVEHFPLLKKYAKKGNIEDLKNLDQKFSIGKRGSGSEGSGRTLLRIMEIDVDKDVILEFIGYTPSAQAMMDGRIAGANIPAGPPAAAITQLYAQLDSDDVTVLEFTDAQLAKIQEQYPIWNRYVIPAGTYPSQKSDIKTIAQPNFLTCRADLSDEVVYLMTKTIYENLSFLNNIHKATKAMSLERATIGLPVPLHPGAEKYYREVGIIK, encoded by the coding sequence ATGTTTAAAAGACTTTCCTGTCTGCTCTTAACCTGCATCATCGGTATAACCTTTTCCGCAGCACCTTCACAGGCAAGCGATAAAAACCTCATCATTGCGACCGCAACAACGGGTGGAACTTTTTACCCCGTCGGAGTTGCAATCGGCACACTCATAAGTATCAAGCTTTCACAAAAGGATAAAATAACAGCCACTGCTATCAACTCCGCAGGTTCCGGTGAAAACATCCAGATGCTTAAAAACAAAGAAGCCGATGTTGCTATCCTGCAAGCTCTTTACGGCCTCAATGCTTATAAGGGAGAGGGGCCATACAAAGGAAAAGCATACAAGGATTTCAGATCCATCACTATGCTCTGGGAAAACGTTGAGCATTTCCCGTTGCTGAAAAAGTACGCAAAGAAAGGTAACATTGAAGACCTGAAAAATCTGGATCAAAAATTTTCAATAGGTAAGCGAGGCAGCGGAAGTGAAGGTTCAGGACGGACTCTGCTAAGAATCATGGAAATAGATGTAGACAAAGACGTTATACTTGAATTTATCGGCTACACTCCTTCTGCGCAGGCTATGATGGACGGACGTATTGCCGGAGCTAACATTCCTGCTGGACCTCCTGCCGCAGCCATTACTCAACTTTATGCACAGCTCGATTCAGACGATGTAACCGTTCTAGAATTCACTGATGCTCAGCTTGCCAAAATTCAAGAACAGTACCCCATCTGGAATAGATATGTGATCCCTGCCGGAACATATCCTTCACAGAAAAGCGACATCAAAACTATAGCGCAGCCTAACTTTCTGACATGCCGTGCCGATCTATCCGATGAAGTTGTCTACCTTATGACTAAAACTATTTATGAGAATCTGTCTTTCCTGAACAATATCCACAAGGCAACCAAAGCAATGAGTCTTGAACGTGCCACAATAGGTCTTCCAGTTCCGCTCCATCCCGGCGCCGAAAAATATTATCGCGAAGTCGGTATAATTAAATAA
- a CDS encoding CGGC domain-containing protein, with the protein MKKVGIIRCLQTEDICPGSMDFKVTANGTLGFESTGPVEIVGFVSCGGCPGKRAVARAKMMVDRGAEIIAFASCISKGNPIGYACPFFEEIKSAVIRKVGPEIEILDYTH; encoded by the coding sequence ATGAAAAAAGTTGGAATTATTCGGTGTTTGCAAACAGAGGATATCTGCCCGGGATCAATGGATTTCAAAGTTACAGCAAATGGGACACTCGGATTTGAGTCTACTGGTCCTGTTGAAATTGTCGGTTTTGTCAGTTGCGGTGGCTGTCCGGGAAAAAGGGCTGTAGCTCGTGCAAAAATGATGGTGGATCGTGGTGCAGAGATTATTGCTTTTGCTTCATGCATTTCAAAAGGAAATCCAATTGGATATGCCTGTCCTTTTTTTGAAGAAATTAAGAGTGCGGTTATTCGGAAAGTCGGCCCGGAAATTGAAATTCTGGATTACACCCATTAG
- the ggt gene encoding gamma-glutamyltransferase, translating into MPSFEISRQAQPEFSFNSRRSPVYSTKGMVASSQPAATEAGLEMLRAGGNAADAAIATAAALAVLEPCSTGLGGDAFALFYNGANNKVSALNGSGKSPREMTLKKIHDMGIKNSLPTRHALTVNVPGACAMWCDMVDRFGSLPLSKIFAPAIRHAEEGFPVSSVTASLWKDGEEEVLTKSPGGMTLLLNGKAPKAGEIMNNPALGGLLRQLSSHTPQEAKKLFYTGEIAKKIVKSVRDNGGMLSTEDMASHESLWGESIKTDYRGYEVHECPPNGQGLAALLALNTLENIDLAGKDSPYSAERLHYQIEAMRLGFADVRQHIADPHVYKTPLNALLSKKYGAKRAEEIHSGKANPDAKHGVPVNSSDTVYFNVVDKDGNGCSMVNSVYMNFGTGIVPKGLGFSLQNRGHNFSLDPAHPNVLAPGKRTYHTIIPGICLRKNGSLHSVFGVMGGFMQPQGHLQVISAMLDDAADPQEALNRLRFCIEPGEAGGKVCVEEGFPAETLNQLSQMGHEIEVRKGYKRVLFGRGQIISRDETTGTLCAGCDPRSDGTANGLY; encoded by the coding sequence ATGCCCTCCTTTGAAATATCCCGACAGGCTCAACCGGAATTCTCCTTCAATTCCAGAAGATCACCCGTCTACTCTACCAAAGGTATGGTTGCATCCAGCCAACCCGCAGCCACCGAAGCGGGACTTGAGATGCTTCGCGCGGGAGGCAATGCAGCAGACGCTGCCATTGCTACTGCCGCCGCTCTTGCTGTGCTGGAGCCATGCAGCACGGGTCTCGGAGGGGATGCGTTTGCCCTCTTCTACAATGGAGCAAACAATAAAGTCTCCGCCCTTAATGGATCAGGTAAATCGCCACGAGAAATGACTCTTAAAAAGATTCATGACATGGGCATCAAAAACTCACTGCCCACGCGCCATGCCCTGACTGTAAATGTTCCGGGAGCATGTGCCATGTGGTGCGACATGGTAGACAGATTCGGCAGCCTGCCGCTTTCAAAAATTTTCGCTCCGGCAATACGACATGCAGAAGAAGGCTTTCCCGTAAGCTCTGTAACTGCGAGCCTCTGGAAAGACGGGGAAGAAGAGGTTCTCACCAAAAGCCCCGGCGGAATGACTTTGCTTCTGAACGGCAAAGCCCCCAAAGCCGGAGAGATTATGAACAACCCCGCGCTTGGTGGATTACTGCGACAGCTTTCATCGCACACCCCGCAAGAAGCCAAAAAGCTATTTTACACAGGTGAAATTGCAAAAAAAATCGTAAAATCCGTCCGAGACAATGGAGGTATGCTTTCCACCGAAGACATGGCTTCTCATGAAAGCTTATGGGGAGAATCCATCAAAACCGACTACAGAGGGTACGAAGTTCACGAATGCCCGCCCAATGGACAGGGACTCGCGGCCCTGCTTGCTTTAAACACCCTCGAAAACATCGATCTTGCGGGTAAAGATTCTCCATACTCCGCTGAAAGGCTGCACTACCAGATAGAAGCAATGCGCCTCGGTTTCGCAGATGTTAGACAGCATATTGCCGACCCTCATGTATATAAAACTCCTTTGAACGCTCTCCTTTCTAAAAAATACGGAGCTAAGCGAGCTGAGGAAATACATTCAGGCAAAGCAAACCCGGACGCAAAACACGGCGTACCCGTAAACAGTTCCGACACAGTATATTTTAATGTTGTAGATAAGGACGGCAACGGATGTTCCATGGTCAACTCAGTCTACATGAATTTTGGAACCGGCATTGTCCCGAAAGGATTAGGATTTTCATTGCAGAACCGTGGACACAACTTCTCTCTGGACCCTGCTCATCCAAACGTGCTGGCACCGGGCAAACGAACCTATCACACCATCATTCCCGGTATATGCTTGCGGAAAAACGGATCACTCCACTCTGTTTTCGGGGTGATGGGCGGTTTTATGCAACCGCAGGGACATTTGCAGGTAATATCAGCCATGCTGGACGACGCAGCCGATCCGCAGGAAGCTCTTAACCGTTTACGTTTTTGTATTGAACCGGGCGAGGCTGGAGGAAAAGTTTGCGTCGAGGAAGGTTTCCCCGCTGAAACGCTCAATCAACTTTCACAAATGGGACATGAAATTGAAGTAAGAAAGGGATATAAACGAGTACTCTTCGGACGTGGGCAGATCATTTCAAGAGATGAAACAACCGGAACACTTTGCGCAGGATGTGATCCTAGATCAGACGGAACAGCAAACGGTTTGTACTAA
- a CDS encoding ABC transporter substrate-binding protein, with product MAEHHPPYNYKEDGIAKGIVYDVVCLIMDNVGESDTKIVFVPWARGYHSLENGSGDVLFSMGRTPERENKFKFVGPVFKTSEYFYRKKGSNVDVVNIDDAKAVSKIGVVRSTFPHQVLIQKGFTKLDVGSSYEAGFHKLLKGRVDLISVSDEMLQRLFIDFPDIDSSMFERVGPPICSASGYIAFGLHVSDTVVLEWQKALDELKESGEYQKIVDKYLNWHNE from the coding sequence ATGGCAGAACACCATCCTCCATATAATTATAAAGAAGATGGCATAGCAAAAGGGATCGTTTACGATGTTGTCTGTTTGATTATGGATAATGTCGGAGAAAGTGATACCAAAATTGTATTTGTTCCGTGGGCAAGAGGGTATCATAGTCTTGAGAATGGATCTGGTGATGTTCTTTTTTCAATGGGCAGAACACCTGAGAGGGAAAATAAGTTTAAATTTGTGGGGCCTGTTTTCAAAACTTCTGAGTATTTTTATCGCAAGAAAGGCTCAAATGTTGATGTTGTTAATATTGATGACGCTAAAGCTGTGAGTAAAATCGGAGTAGTCCGCAGCACTTTCCCCCATCAGGTCCTAATCCAGAAAGGTTTTACCAAGCTTGATGTAGGCTCGTCTTATGAAGCAGGATTTCATAAGCTTTTGAAAGGGCGTGTTGATTTAATTTCGGTTTCTGACGAGATGTTGCAGAGGCTGTTTATTGATTTTCCTGATATTGATTCGTCAATGTTTGAAAGAGTCGGGCCTCCAATCTGCTCTGCATCGGGGTATATTGCTTTTGGTCTTCATGTGTCGGATACGGTAGTTTTGGAATGGCAAAAGGCTTTAGATGAATTGAAAGAATCAGGAGAATATCAAAAAATTGTGGATAAGTATCTAAATTGGCACAACGAATAA
- a CDS encoding ABC transporter substrate-binding protein, whose amino-acid sequence MKIMTENYPPYSYQVDDHAEGFVVDIVRLLMGQVGEHSSEIVFYPWPRAYQKLRDGSSDVLFPMARTPEREKFFKFVGPVFSNEVHFYRKKGSSINIDSFEDAKKVGKISVTRDDLYHQFLKEKGFTNLDVSSCQRSDFRKLLKGYVDLVPMGDRIIREFLKEVPDIDESMFEKVGPCVMRSEGYIAFAAHIPDGVVLKWQKALDGIKKGGAYQLIIDSYFEPCKEK is encoded by the coding sequence ATGAAGATAATGACGGAAAATTACCCTCCATACAGCTATCAAGTTGATGACCATGCCGAAGGGTTTGTTGTGGATATTGTTCGTCTGCTTATGGGGCAGGTTGGTGAGCATTCTTCCGAAATAGTCTTTTATCCTTGGCCCAGAGCTTATCAAAAACTCAGGGATGGTTCCAGTGATGTGCTTTTTCCTATGGCGCGCACGCCGGAACGGGAGAAGTTTTTTAAGTTTGTAGGCCCTGTTTTCAGTAATGAGGTTCATTTTTATCGCAAAAAAGGATCATCTATTAATATCGACAGTTTTGAAGATGCTAAAAAGGTTGGTAAGATTTCTGTTACTCGCGATGATCTTTATCACCAATTTTTAAAAGAGAAGGGATTTACTAACCTTGATGTGAGTTCTTGTCAGAGATCAGATTTCCGCAAGTTATTAAAAGGGTATGTTGACCTTGTTCCAATGGGCGATAGAATCATACGTGAATTTTTAAAAGAGGTTCCGGATATTGATGAGTCAATGTTCGAAAAAGTAGGGCCATGTGTGATGAGGTCGGAAGGGTATATTGCTTTTGCAGCTCACATTCCGGATGGAGTTGTTTTAAAGTGGCAGAAAGCTTTAGACGGAATAAAAAAAGGTGGAGCTTATCAGCTCATAATAGATAGTTATTTTGAACCATGTAAGGAAAAATAA